A portion of the Bubalus kerabau isolate K-KA32 ecotype Philippines breed swamp buffalo chromosome 1, PCC_UOA_SB_1v2, whole genome shotgun sequence genome contains these proteins:
- the LOC129641538 gene encoding olfactory receptor 6C1-like, whose translation MRNNTEIREFILLGLSDDPQLQVLIFVFLLITYMLSITGNLTIITLTLLDIHLQTPMYFFLRSFSTLEVSFTTVTIPKFLATIITGDKTISFNNCMTQLFFFIFLGVTEFYLLVAMSYDRYIAICKPLHYMTIMNYRVCTLLVLASWLTSFLIIFPLLMFFIQIDYCKSNVINHFTCDYFPLLYLSCSDTKFLEILGFSCAVFILLFTLALIILSYTYVIRTILRIPSTTQRTKAFSTCSSHMIVISISYGSCIFMYVNPSAKDRVSLSKGVAVLNTSVAPMLNPFIYTLRNQQVKRAFMDVARKTMFFSRK comes from the coding sequence atgagaAACAATACAGAAATAAGAGAATTTATCCTCCTGGGACTGTCGGACGACCCACAACTTCAGGTTTTGATCTTTGTCTTTCTGCTCATCACCTACATGCTCAGCATCACTGGGAACTTGACCATTATCACCCTGACCCTGCTGGATATCCACCTCCAGAcccccatgtatttcttcctcaGGAGTTTCTCCACATTGGAAGTTTCATTCACAACTGTCACTATTCCCAAGTTCTTGGCCACCATTATTACAGGAGATAAAACCATCTCTTTTAATAATTGTATGActcagttattttttttcattttcttgggagtCACTGAGTTTTACCTTCTGGTTGCCATGTCCTATGACCGCTACATTGCCATCTGCAAACCACTGCATTACATGACCATCATGAATTACAGAGTCTGCACGCTGCTTGTCTTGGCCTCTTGGCTGACTTCATTCTTAATTATATTCCCATTACTCATGTTCTTCATACAGATTGATTACTGTAAGTCCAATGTTATCAACCATTTTACTTGTGATTATTTCCCTTTATTATACCTTTCTTGTTCAGACACCAAATTCCTAGAGATACTGGGGTTTTCCTGTGCTGTGTTTATTCTATTGTTCACTTTAGCATTAATAATTCTGTCCTACACATATGTTATCAGAACAATTTTGAGGATCCCTTCTACCACTCAGAGGACAAAGGCCTTTTCCACATGTTCGTCCCACATGATTGTCATCTCCATCTCTTATGGCAGCTGCATTTTCATGTATGTGAATCCATCTGCAAAAGACAGGGTCTCTTTGAGCAAGGGAGTGGCTGTGCTAAATACCTCAGTAgcacccatgctgaacccctttaTCTACACTCTTAGGAATCAGCAAGTCAAGAGAGCCTTCATGGACGTGGCAAGGAAGACTATGTTTttctcaaggaaatga